A portion of the Calothrix sp. 336/3 genome contains these proteins:
- a CDS encoding peptidoglycan-binding protein, translating to MQSATDTGNTAPERVELSFKQPVLKLGSQGTAVKELQTFLQKLGLYAEALDGEFGEFTQMAVKKYQRQVFLPEDGIVGLQTWRSLYTDSPVDMPELQRGSQGDLVMRIQRRLKRSSDYIGYVDGDFGDITAAAVESLQRRHEILVTGIVDSQTWRALSKIIY from the coding sequence ATGCAATCTGCAACAGATACAGGGAATACCGCACCAGAAAGAGTTGAATTATCTTTTAAACAACCAGTACTAAAACTAGGTTCCCAGGGAACGGCAGTCAAGGAATTACAAACATTTTTACAAAAACTCGGTTTATACGCAGAAGCATTAGATGGTGAGTTTGGGGAGTTCACTCAAATGGCTGTGAAGAAATACCAACGCCAGGTGTTTCTCCCAGAGGATGGAATTGTGGGGTTACAAACCTGGCGATCGCTCTATACTGACTCCCCTGTAGATATGCCAGAGTTGCAAAGGGGTAGCCAAGGTGATTTGGTAATGCGAATACAACGACGTTTGAAGAGAAGTAGCGATTATATTGGCTATGTAGATGGTGATTTTGGTGACATCACTGCGGCAGCTGTAGAAAGTTTGCAGCGTCGTCACGAAATACTAGTTACAGGAATTGTTGATAGTCAAACCTGGCGGGCACTCAGTAAAATTATTTACTAG
- a CDS encoding Ycf51 family protein — protein MPTSTNFIQYTQWSGIATLVFAVLMIIAFIFKLGFRFRLVGATGFMIVLTAGLFTLSLAPLTRTLIPGSVHYSLIYDNGGAQTVISVPPNINPTQLEATLQQAASDLYSYGRLGGQDNQMTIRVRTVIHPQPGLSIPLYLGQVQRSLASREDSEMAIEIYQDKLAQIAKQTA, from the coding sequence ATGCCAACAAGCACAAATTTTATTCAGTATACCCAGTGGTCAGGAATTGCGACCCTAGTTTTTGCTGTCCTGATGATCATTGCTTTTATTTTCAAGCTAGGATTTCGTTTCCGCTTGGTGGGAGCAACGGGATTTATGATTGTGCTGACAGCAGGTTTATTTACCCTCTCCCTTGCACCGTTAACCAGAACTCTCATTCCTGGTTCAGTTCACTACAGCTTGATTTATGACAATGGAGGCGCACAGACAGTCATTTCAGTCCCCCCCAATATTAATCCCACACAGCTAGAAGCGACTCTCCAGCAAGCAGCCAGTGATTTATATTCCTATGGACGCTTAGGGGGACAAGATAATCAAATGACAATTCGTGTGAGGACAGTTATTCACCCTCAACCTGGGCTATCAATTCCTTTATACCTCGGTCAAGTGCAGCGATCGCTCGCCTCCCGCGAAGATTCGGAAATGGCAATAGAAATTTATCAAGACAAACTTGCCCAGATCGCAAAACAAACTGCCTGA